The proteins below are encoded in one region of Sander lucioperca isolate FBNREF2018 chromosome 11, SLUC_FBN_1.2, whole genome shotgun sequence:
- the cks2 gene encoding cyclin-dependent kinases regulatory subunit 2, translating into MSKKQIYYSDKYNDEDFEYRHVVLPKQLSKLVPSSHLMTEDEWRGLGVQQSQGWIHYMIHKPEPHILLFRRPLPKD; encoded by the exons atgtcgaaaaaacagATTTACTATTCTGACAAGTATAACGATGAGGACTTCGAGTACAG GCATGTGGTGCTTCCAAAGCAGTTGTCTAAACTGGTGCCCTCCTCCCACCTGATGACAGAAGATGAGTGGAGGGGACTGGGGGTgcaacagagccagggctggATTCACTACATGATCCACAAACCAG AGCCACACATACTGCTTTTCAGAAGACCTCTCCCAAAGGATTAA